In Mycobacteriales bacterium, the sequence CGAGGTCGGGATGGCGGCGCAGCTCGAACTCGAGCGGGTTCGTGTCGGCCATCAGATGGCCGCGTACCCGGTAGGCGTGGATCAGCTCGATGACGCGGGCCGGCTTGCCGACCTCCTCGTCGTGGGTGACGGGTATGTCCTCGGCCCAGCGGATCGGCTCGTAGGGAATCCGCAGCGCGGCGAAAACGTCGTCCCAGAAGCCGTCCGCGCCCAGCAGCAGCTGGTGCATCGCACGCAGGAACTCGCCGGACTCCGCGCCCTGGATGATCCGGTGATCGTAGGTCGAGGTGAGCGTGAGGATCTTGCTGACCGCGAGCCTGGCGAGGGTCTCCGGCGCGGCGCCCTGGAACTCCGCGGGGTACTCCATCGCGCCGACCCCGATGATCGCCCCCTGCCCGGCCATCAGCCGTGGCACCGAGTGCACTGTGCCGAGCGTGCCGGGGTTCGTGAGGCTGATCGTCGTACCTGCGAAGTCATCCGCGGACAAGGTGCCCGTGCGGGCCTTCCGCACGATCTCCTCGTACGAGGTCCAGAACTTCGAGAAGTCCATGGACTCGGCCTTCTTGATGCACGGCACGACCAGGCTGTGGCTGCCGTCGTCCTTGGCCAGGTCGATCGCCAGGCCGAGGTTCACGTGCTCGTGGTCGATGACCACCGGCTTTCCGTCTACGTCGGCGAACGAGCGGTTCATCACTGGCACGGCCGCGAGCGCACGCACCATCGCATAGCCGATCAGGTGGGTGAAGCTCACCTTGCCGCCGCGGCCGCGTCGCAGGTGGTTGTTGATGACCACCCGGTTGTCGATCAGTAGCTTCGCCGGTACGGCGCGAACGCTGGTGGCGATCGGGACGCCGAGGCTGGTCTGCATGTTGAGCACCGTGCGGGCGGCGGCGCCCTTGAGCGGACGGCTCACGGCGTCCGGGTCGGTCGTCGTCGGGGTGGGAGCGGACGCGGCGGCCGGCGCGGCGGCCGGCGCCGGTGTGGAAGCCGCCGGGGTCGAGGCAGCAGGGGTCGAGGCAGCGGGGGTCGAAGCCGCCGGCGTCGGGGGAGCCGGGGTCGAAGAGGCTGCTGCCGGCCCGGCGGTTACGGGCGCCGGCGCCGCCTGCGCAGGCGCTGTCGCCGAGCCGTTGGTCGGCGCCTGGTTGGCGTAGTCGGCGAAGAAGTCCCACCAGGCCGCATCGACGGAGTCCGGGTCCTTCAGATAGGCCTGGTACATCTCATAAACAAGCCATTCGTTGGGACCGAAGCCTGCGAACTGGTCGGCGTCGACAGTCACGGGAGGGGTCGCCTCTTTCGCGCGGGAGGGGTCGGATTACCGACCTCTCAGGCTACGCCCGCGCCACCTGCCCGCATGAGCACACAACCGGCCTCCGGCCGCGCGGCAAATCCGACTGCACAGGTCAAACCGACCGGCTCATCGGTCAGTTGTGTGCTGATGTGGTCAGCGGCGGTGCACGAACTTCAGTCGGACCAGGTGTCGTCGATGGCCGCGATCTTCACGTCGACCAGGCCGGTCGCAAGGCCTGCGGAGCGAACGTCGGCCTCACCGATGTCGGTGACCACGCCGCTGGAGCGCTTCGGCCACAGCAACCACAGGGCGCCCTTCGTCGCGAGCCGGTCCGGCAGGCTACCGGCGCGGCCTTCGAGGGCCAGCCGGTCCGGGCAGAACGCGACGACGACGTCGTACGGCTTCACCGTCGGCCGCCGGTGCAGCGACGGGAGCTGAGCCAGAACCGCGCCCGGTGCCGGACCGAGGACCAGAATGCGGTGCCCGGCGGCCATCCCGAGCTTCTCGGCAAGCGTCGGCATCCGGTGGTCAGTCGGCGGCCGGGCGGAGCAGGGGGATCAGGACGTCGTCGACGATCGCGACGACGTCGGCGTCGCGCACCGGTCGGCCGGTCTCGACCCGCTCGGCGTGCAGCAGCATCGGACCGAGCTCGGCGACCCGGTCGTTGAGCGCCTCCGGTCGCACCTCGCCGCGGTCAATCCCTCGCCGCAGCAGCTCGAACATCACCTGCTTGCGAGGTGCGACCAGCCGCTCGCGAACCGCGGCAGCCAGCTCGCTGTGGGTCTTCACGTCGCTCATGCAGGCGCGCATGACTCCGCCTTCGCTGCTGTTCAGATGCTTGGCGACCCGGCGCATGACCGTCAGCAGGTCGCCGCGGACGCTGCCGGTGTCCGGAGCAGCACCGAGCGAGGGCATGTAGGTCTCGATCGCGTCGAGCGCGAGCTCGAGCTTGTTCGGCCACCGCCGGTAGATGCTCGCCTTGCCGGTGTGGGCGCGCTCCGCGACGGCTTCGATCGTGAGCGCGTCGTACCCCGCGCTGGCCAGCTCGGCCATGGTGGCGGCCCGGATCGCGTCGACCAAGGCGTCACCCCGCCGGCGGATCGCGGTGGTCACGTGTGCAAGAATAAAGAACGGTTGCGTTTCTTACAAGGATCGACTACGGTGCCAGAATAAGGAACGGATCCGTTCACTGTGAAACGGTTCACCGTCTCGATCCGCTCACTGTTCGGAGTGGGCGTGCAGAACGTCTGAGGGGACTGTCGTGAGCACGACAACCGATACCCAGGTTTCCGCGGCCGGCGGCGGCGCGGCGCACAAGGTGCATCCCAAGCTGGCGCTGATGGTCATTGCGATGGCGCAGCTGATGGTCGTGCTCGACGCGACCATCGTGAACATTGCGCTGCCGCACATCCACACCGCCTTGCACTTCTCGGCGACCGGGCTTTCGTGGGTGCTCAACGCCTACACGCTGGTCTTCGGCGGCTTGCTGCTGCTCGGCGGTCGCACCGGCGACCTGTTCGGCCGGCGGCGGATGTTCATCATCGGCGTGCTCGTGTTCGCCCTCGCCAGCCTGGCCGGTGGCTTCGCCCAGGACAAGGGCTTCCTGCTTGCGATGCGGGCGATCCAGGGCGTCGGCGGCGCGATCGCTTCCCCGACCGCACTCGCTCTGGTCACCACGACGTTTCCCGAGGGCCCGGAACGCAACCAGGCGTTCGGTGTGTACGCCGCCGTCTCCGGCGCCGGTGCTGCAGTCGGCCTGATTCTCGGCGGCGTCCTGACCGACCTGCTCTCGTGGCGGTGGGTGCTGTTCGTCAACGCACCGATCGGTGTGGCTCTCGCGATCGCGGCGCCGATGGTCATCGTGGAGACCGAGCGGCGGCGCGCCGGGTCGTTGGATATCCAAGGCGCGGTCACCTCGACCGGCGGGATGGCGGCCCTGGTCTACGGCTTCATCCACGCCGCGACGTACAGCTGGAGCTCGACGACGACCATCCTCTCGTTCGCCATCGCCGTGGTCCTGCTCTCCGCGTTCGTCGTCATCGAGTCGAGGATCTCGAACCCGTTGATGCCACTGCGGTTGTTCCGATCGCGGGTCCGCGTCGGCAGCTACGTCGTCATGCTCATCCTCGGCGCAGCGGTGTTCGCGATGTTCTACTTCCTCACCCAGTTCGTCCAGCAGGTGATGGGCTACTCGCCGCTGAAGGCGGGCTTCGCCTTCCTGCCGGTGAGCGCGGTGATCATCGTCGTTGCGCAGGTCGTGAGCCGGCTGGTCAGCAAGCTCGGCCCGCAAGCGCTCATCATCGCCGGGATCCTGCTGACCGGGTTCGGCCTGGTGTTCCTGTCCTCGCTGGCTCCGGACTCGTCGTACGTCGGTCACGTTCTTCCGGCGATCAGCCTGATCGCGGTCGGGATGGGCTGCGTCTTCGTCCCGATCACGCTGACCGCCGTGGGCGGGGTCGAGCCGCAGGACTCGGGCATTGCGTCGGCGATGCTGAACGTCGGCCAGCAGATCGGCGGAACGATCGGACTGTCCGCGCTCGTCACCGTGTTCAGCCGCGCCTACACCCATGATGCGACCGCGAACGCCGGGACGCTGAGTCCGGCCGCACTGGCCCAGCATGCGTTCACCCATGGCGCCGATGCGGCCTTCAAGGCTGGTGCGATCTTTGCCGCCTTCGGGCTGATCGCGGCCTTCTTCCTGATCCGGATCCAGCCGGGTGACGTACCCGAGGGCGAGCTCGCCGCTCCGGTCGCCTGACCCGCCCGCGCCACGCCACGGTGACCTGACGCGAACCGTGGTGGCCGGGCACGCGAAGATCATGGTGTGACCGAACGTGTCTATGCAGGGGTGATCCGTACCGCGATCGGTTTATTCCGCGCGCTCGACTTCCAGTTCGAGATCGAGGGCGTCGAGCACCTGCCGGACTCCGGCGGTGCCGTGCTCGCCTCGAACCACGTCAGCTACTTCGACTTCATGTTCGTCGGATACGCCGCACTGCCGAAGCACCGGCTGGTGCGGTTCATGGCGAAGAAAGCGGTGTTCGACAACCCGGTGTCCGGGCCACTGATGCGGGCCATGCACCACATTCCGGTCGACCGTGCCGCGGGTGCGGGCGCGTACGCCGAGGCGGTTCGGGTGGTGCGCGACGGCGAGCTGGTCGGCGTGTTCCCGGAGTCGACGATCAGCCGGGCGTTCGTCCCTCGCACGTTGAAGTCGGGTGCAGCACGAATGGCGATGGATGCGGACGTGCCGTTGCTGCCGGTCGTCGTGTGGGGCGGCCAGCGCGTATGGACGACGGGTCATCGGCCGCGACCGCGGCGGCACGTCCCGGTCGTCGTGAAGATCGGCGCCCCGATCGAGCGCACCGGATCCGAGACCGCGATGGACCTGACCAGGGTGCTGCACGAACGGCTGACGAAGCTGGTCGAAGAGGTCCAGCGGGCCTATCCGCCGCCGGCGAGCGCCGCCGACTCGTGGTGGCAGCCGGCGTACCTCGGGGGCAGCGCACCGACGCTCGAGCAGGCGCGGCCGATCGAGCTCGCCGCGCTCGCCCGCAAGCGCGCCAAACGCGGACGGTGACCGAACCGGGCGCCATCGCCGGGCCACCGACGCCGTCGGTCGTCATCAGGCCGGCGGACGGGGCGACGGCGGCCGTGGTGCTCGTGTTGCCCGGCGGTCGCGCGCGCAGCTATGCACCCAGCGAATCGCGACACCTGACCGTCCTTCGGATGCGTCCGTTCGCCGCGATGCTCCATCGTCGCGGTCGCCGCCACGGCTTGGAGGTGCGGCAGCTGCGTTACCGCTATCGCGGGTGGAACGATCCGGAGCGCTCGCCGGTCGCCGACGTGCGGTGGGCGCTCGAGCAGGTGCGCGCTGCACACGGCGACGTGCCGGTCGCGCTGGTCGGGCATTCGATGGGCGGCCGGACCGCGTTCGCCGTGGGCGGCGACCCCGGCGTCCGGGGAGTCTGTGCGCTCGCGCCGTGGGTCGTCGACAACGACCCGATCAACCAGCTCGCGGGCACGCCGGTGCTGATCGCGCACGGGACGCTCGACCGGGTGACCTCACCGCGCGCCTCCCGGCAACGCGCGGCGCAGCTCGCCGCGATCGGTGCCACGGTGGGCTACCTGCCGGTGCGCGGCGACGTGCACGCGATGGTGTTCCGCTGGCGGCTGTGGAACCGCGTCACCGTCGGCTTCACTCTCGGCGTGCTGGACATCGCGCCGATGCCGCCGTGGATCGGACGGCTACTCCAGTGCGGTGCGACCGAGGCCGGCCGGCTCGCGGCCGGCGACTAGCCAGGCGGCGAGCCCGCCCGCCGCCGGCAGGCCCACGAGCAGGATCACCAGATCGAGGACCGGTACGCGGCCGAGCGGGGTGAGGTTGCTGCGGTACCAGGCGAGCAAGGCGGCATAGGCGCCGGCCGTGCCGAGCAGGGCTCCGAGCAGCGCAAGGGCGGCAGCCGTCGCGGCCGTGACGGTACGGCGAGCCGCGGCGCCGGCTCCGTTGGCGGCGAGCGTGCGTAGGTCGCGCGCGGTCTCGCTGCGAATGAGGCCGACGGTCATGGCGAGTACGCCGAGGGCGAGCAGCAGGCCGGCGAGCGTGGCCCAGGTCTGCGTCTCCGCCAGCGAGTGCTTCGAGTCGCGCCGCTCGACGTACAGCCCGGCCGCCGCCGCGGCATGTTGGGCAGCGGCGATCTGTGCGGCGCTCAGGGCATGCGGGGTCTGGACCAGCCAGCCGGCCGGGGCGGGGCGCATTCCGAGCAGGTTCATCGCATGGCTGGTGATCAGTGCACTCGGTGCAGAGGTGTACGCCGGCAGCCCGTGGAGCCTCGTGATCGCGGGGTGCGCCAGCCCGTAGGACTGCGTGGGGTTCTGCCGGGCGGGATCGAACACCTGCAGACCGAGGGCGTCCGGTCGTCCGGTGAGCACGTCGGCCGAGGAGCCCGCGAGAGCGGCCGGCAGGCCGAAGTGCTCGAGCACCGCAGGCGTGGCGACGTACAACGTGTCCATCGCGGAGACACTGATGCCGCCGCGGTTGTTCGTCGTCACGCTCGCGAGGCTCGCGGTCAGGTAGCTGTTGGGCTGACCGTTGGTGCCGCCGGGGCCGGCCGGGCCGACGCTGACCCGGCTCGAGCCGCCGGAGCCGGTGGCC encodes:
- a CDS encoding multifunctional oxoglutarate decarboxylase/oxoglutarate dehydrogenase thiamine pyrophosphate-binding subunit/dihydrolipoyllysine-residue succinyltransferase subunit translates to MYQAYLKDPDSVDAAWWDFFADYANQAPTNGSATAPAQAAPAPVTAGPAAASSTPAPPTPAASTPAASTPAASTPAASTPAPAAAPAAASAPTPTTTDPDAVSRPLKGAAARTVLNMQTSLGVPIATSVRAVPAKLLIDNRVVINNHLRRGRGGKVSFTHLIGYAMVRALAAVPVMNRSFADVDGKPVVIDHEHVNLGLAIDLAKDDGSHSLVVPCIKKAESMDFSKFWTSYEEIVRKARTGTLSADDFAGTTISLTNPGTLGTVHSVPRLMAGQGAIIGVGAMEYPAEFQGAAPETLARLAVSKILTLTSTYDHRIIQGAESGEFLRAMHQLLLGADGFWDDVFAALRIPYEPIRWAEDIPVTHDEEVGKPARVIELIHAYRVRGHLMADTNPLEFELRRHPDLDVVTHGLTLWDLDREFPTGGFGGQPLMKLREILGVLRDSYCRTTGIEYMHIQDPEQRKWIQDRVERPHASPAREEQLRILGKLNQAEAFETFLQTKFVGQKRFSLEGSESVIPLIDAVVSAAAHDDMDEVVVGMAHRGRLNVLANIVGKSFGQIFSEFEGNLDPRTAHGSGDVKYHLGAEGTYTALDGEKVKVTLTSNPSHLETVDPVVEG
- a CDS encoding TetR/AcrR family transcriptional regulator — its product is MTTAIRRRGDALVDAIRAATMAELASAGYDALTIEAVAERAHTGKASIYRRWPNKLELALDAIETYMPSLGAAPDTGSVRGDLLTVMRRVAKHLNSSEGGVMRACMSDVKTHSELAAAVRERLVAPRKQVMFELLRRGIDRGEVRPEALNDRVAELGPMLLHAERVETGRPVRDADVVAIVDDVLIPLLRPAAD
- a CDS encoding MFS transporter, which codes for MSTTTDTQVSAAGGGAAHKVHPKLALMVIAMAQLMVVLDATIVNIALPHIHTALHFSATGLSWVLNAYTLVFGGLLLLGGRTGDLFGRRRMFIIGVLVFALASLAGGFAQDKGFLLAMRAIQGVGGAIASPTALALVTTTFPEGPERNQAFGVYAAVSGAGAAVGLILGGVLTDLLSWRWVLFVNAPIGVALAIAAPMVIVETERRRAGSLDIQGAVTSTGGMAALVYGFIHAATYSWSSTTTILSFAIAVVLLSAFVVIESRISNPLMPLRLFRSRVRVGSYVVMLILGAAVFAMFYFLTQFVQQVMGYSPLKAGFAFLPVSAVIIVVAQVVSRLVSKLGPQALIIAGILLTGFGLVFLSSLAPDSSYVGHVLPAISLIAVGMGCVFVPITLTAVGGVEPQDSGIASAMLNVGQQIGGTIGLSALVTVFSRAYTHDATANAGTLSPAALAQHAFTHGADAAFKAGAIFAAFGLIAAFFLIRIQPGDVPEGELAAPVA
- a CDS encoding lysophospholipid acyltransferase family protein produces the protein MTERVYAGVIRTAIGLFRALDFQFEIEGVEHLPDSGGAVLASNHVSYFDFMFVGYAALPKHRLVRFMAKKAVFDNPVSGPLMRAMHHIPVDRAAGAGAYAEAVRVVRDGELVGVFPESTISRAFVPRTLKSGAARMAMDADVPLLPVVVWGGQRVWTTGHRPRPRRHVPVVVKIGAPIERTGSETAMDLTRVLHERLTKLVEEVQRAYPPPASAADSWWQPAYLGGSAPTLEQARPIELAALARKRAKRGR
- a CDS encoding alpha/beta fold hydrolase — encoded protein: MTEPGAIAGPPTPSVVIRPADGATAAVVLVLPGGRARSYAPSESRHLTVLRMRPFAAMLHRRGRRHGLEVRQLRYRYRGWNDPERSPVADVRWALEQVRAAHGDVPVALVGHSMGGRTAFAVGGDPGVRGVCALAPWVVDNDPINQLAGTPVLIAHGTLDRVTSPRASRQRAAQLAAIGATVGYLPVRGDVHAMVFRWRLWNRVTVGFTLGVLDIAPMPPWIGRLLQCGATEAGRLAAGD